ATATAGGCTGGGCACACTGTAGCTGTATGCATGTCAGCATAATATTCTCATTTTATACTAAAGTGCTTTTCAGGTTTCAAATTAAGTGTCGTTGACTTTTTACAATAATTGTTTGATCTATTAGAGACAAGagatataaaacacaaacaaacgaTGGTACAGTATCTTGAAAATTTATTAATGTGGGCAAAAAAAAGCAGTTGGCAAACaagcattttttaatttcactaCAAAACTGTCAGCGAAGAAACAACCGACAGGAAagttgtttctttcttttccctttcttgttacaaaacatttcagtcaaggcctacagagatagacagagaggtCGTTTATATTCTACAACCtctgaaataaagcaaaagcTCTACTCAGGCCCGAACAAATTTCAGTCAGGTGTAAATCATGTTCAGTAAAAAAGTTCCTGAGTGAGAAACGAGCTTCAGTCAGATACAAATTCACTGAATCTGACTACAGTCAAACAATGTTGGCTATGATCTCAATAATCTCAAACACTGTTCAGAGGAAAGGTGATATCTAAGGGCGTATGGCTCTAAGTACAGTACTAAGGCTTAGGAGTGTGATGTGACAACAGTTTAGAAGTCTCTAGAAGACACGTTCaaagaaatacatttgaaatgtattttcaacACTGTACAGTGTACATCCGTACCTACAAAGCAACACTGAGAGAGACGGGAgcttcacaaacagaaaaaaaacatcctggtgattgaaataaattaatgatGGTGCAGAGAAGCCTCGTGACATTGGCATCTATTGCTGATATTAATGGGAATTCTGAGTTGAAAGTACTGCAGAGCCAGAGAAATAGTGTCTGATTACAGGCATGTGACAGCACACAGAACTCTAATTTTATGCTAAACTCAACCATTTGCTTACAGCCAACACATTTTGCATGCTTTTCAAGTAAGAACAAATAAAGTGTAAGAGTAGACAAGCGGAGAGGAAATGTAAGAACTAATCTTACCTCTAACTATCCTCCcagtcaaaaagacaaaaactatTGAGCCCGTACTGTTGGGCATTTGttacagctgaaatgttttacagttaACAATTATATTCAACCCCTTACATGAATAATAATGGGGAAATAAACTAACCCAGGTGTCACTAGACACTAGAATAGTGCGTTGTTATACTTGAGGAAAAAGCATCTcactcacacaaaacacagacacaaaacaaggcCGTCAAAAATACAGCTATCAAACCTCTTCATTACAGTACAGTCATTTAGAAAACATGACATAATACATttcagtaaaatacatttttataaatttTTGTGCTAATAGGAAAATAGCAATACAAACAGTATCATGCATTTTCTTCATTGAAGTGCGgccaaaaaaacatttgtatgtGATTTTTGGGCTGGCGTTGAGCAAAGTCACATGCATACTTAAGAGGGCATGAATAATTTAGACTGTATCAGGACAACGATGACAACCGTGAAACATTTAACAGGTAAAAACACTGTTGTATCATAAAATAGATACTATTGACAGCAGCTCTAAGTGATTTCTCTGAGCGCACTTTGTAACAGAAACAAACCACATCAGTATTAACACTCTGGTTCAACTGCAGGTGATTCAAGGTTACTGCTCACTGACAGTGTAGTGCTAACGTGCACATACTGAAGTTGTAAGTTTGGCCACTTGTTTGAACGGTCAATTGACTGATGTACTGTATCTGTATGCTGGGCTGAGGTTTCCCAAAAACATCTTCCATCGCAAACACTGATGAACTTTAAATCTTAAATGGTCAAAATGACTTTAGCAAAGGCAATGAACATATGATTGTAAAACTATTCCTCATTAACAAATACTCAAGGTTTATCCAGAGGCACCATGTGTTGGTTCCGTGCTTATAAGCAGCAACGTGTGAATttggatgggggggggggggcggcagCAGCTCACTTCAGTTCACATCCTGCTTTTGGGAAACCGGGCCCAGTGAGTCTCAGCAGGCCTCCTTGGCTTGGCTTGGCATCTTGCACATCATCAGGATCTGCTTCAAGGCTTTCTGGACGTCCTCGTCCATCTGTCCCTGAAGGCACAAAGCACAGGTTCAGTTcagtaaatatataaaatataaataaaaagggCTAATCTGCCTAAATAAAAACTTGTAGGTAGATTTCTGTCTAAGATTTCTGCTGCGACCCCAACACAATGGAGAGGAACTGAAGCGCTCACTGCATTGAAAAATTAGGCTTAATACAACAATCAATTGACGAAAAAAGGTTTCAGTGGAACTACTTTCTGCCAAACAAACGATTCCACATGCTGTAGAGTATgtgaaaagacattttccaGTTTTGTGAGCACCTCAAATGCGATTCAGTTCACCTCCATCCTATTGGGATGGAGGCAGAAAACAacctctctgattggctagaTAACACATCTATTAAGTGATAAAATATTGACATAACATTCATTTAAAGTTGTAGTTGTAAACTGATGGACGGATTTACCTGGACAGCATAGAGGAGGTGCATCCTGTAGACTGACACAATCTCGTGGTGCTGCTTCTTTGACTCCTACGCAGAAAACATgatgtaaacacaaagtacaagaTGGGGATTGGGTGTTCTGTGTGAGAACAAGGTGGAGGAATCTTACAGCCAGCTGGTACTGCAGTTGTTTGATCTGTTGCTGCATCGTCTCCAGCTGCTGGTTTTGCTGCAGTCTCTTGGATGGAGAACCTGAGGTATAGGAGAGCTGTGATAGGCTGTTTAAGGCGTCTTTCAGCTTTCCCACCTCCCGTGACAGATCATCTATCTGAGAGggacaaacataaaacatgcagTTAATAAAAGAGTTACCTTTAATgacctttttttattattattatactgactgaatgaatgtctTAAGTTTAGGTTAGGTGGCGCTACAATAGTGATGGTGCTTTCTTTCCATTGCTCACCCtcttgttcttctctctctctgaggcgACGTGattctccaccagctgtttgagCTGACACACAGCATCCTGGGACTCGGCCAGCCTGGAAGTCAGGGTCTGGTTCTCCTTCTCCCTCGACATTACCAGCTCCTGCAGGGCCTCCCGCTCTGCACGATTCTCCCGTGCCTGTTGGGTGGAGAACAGGTTGTAAGTTACAGGAGGGAAGATAATTTATAGTCGACACCGAAGAATGTTTTTATCTTCCCCTTGTCTTCTCACCTTCTGCCATGCATCAGCAGCCTCCAGAGCCATCTCGTCCTGCTTCCTGAGGGCCCCCTGGAGGAGCTGCGTCAGGTGGTTCACCTCGCCCTCCAGTTGCTCTCGCGTGGTCTCGTGCTCCACGCGGGACACCGAATCATCTGGGGTGACATCTTTGTCTGCTGACAGCCTTTTTGTGAAGTAGACACAAGAGCCAAATGGTGACAGTTAGTATTGAAGTGTGTAGAAGTGCAAGTAGTTGAGCTCAACTTGATCAGCCTGACTACAGTAGGAGAAATAATCTTGATATTGATTTCCTTTTAGTCCCCTCACAGTGGATTGTAAACAAGTTACAGAGTAAGAAGCATATTTGCCTGTGATATGCAGTGGACTAGACGTATAAAGTAGTAAATTGTACATAAACACAGGATTTAAGTAAATACATTTAGTTGCATTCCTCCACCCACCACTCTCtagtaaaagcagaaaaagatcCATCTATCAACCAAATGTGACATCAGTTTCTTCCTCACCTGTTCTGAAGTGCCTCCACCTGCATGGCCTTCTGGTGTAGCTGCTCCTTCAGGGCCTCTGACTGGCTTTCCAACTCTTTGATGGCATTTCCCAGAGAGGACATCACCTGTGTGTGGTCGGCGAGGGCCACAGAGCTCTGTGCCTGAGCTTCTGCCTCCTGCCTCAGCGCGGAAATCTCTGCCTGAGCTAACAAGTGCTTCTCCTGTGCCTCAGCTAGAAatgtctgcagctcctccaccttgCCATTTAGCACCTGGatctgttgttgctgctgctgttgctctgaGGAGGGCGACGAGGCTGCACCGCTCTCAGCTTGGGCCTCAGCTagctgtttctgtgcagcaCTCAGCTGACTCTTTGTTTCGCTGTAGGAGTGCGAGAGTTCCAGCAAGCGGCGCTGCAGCCCTGCAATTACCTCGTTTAGCTCAGCCTTCATTTCTTCAAAGTCTTTGGCTGCAGCTTCAACTGGCACTGTGCCTCTCAGAGCCTCCTACACAACAAGAAGGAATAAATGAAAGGTAATACATGAAAGAGTAGGAGATGTGTCATTGAATTCAAGAAGTGACGTACTGAGTGTACATGATCATGTTTGATGCACAAAACCTGGTGcttacattacccacaatgctcGACCGCCATAAGTTCAGTCAGATCAttgagattcaggtgtgttatgctagttgaggctaatgtagccttgagcAGGCTGAATTCATTAgctttcacacagctccctctggcGTGATAAACAACTTTATCAACATCTTATGCAACTGCAAGACCTGtgaacagactttgatgtgtctCCTTTCAGTCCTACAGAAATtcagggagaagaagaagcagcccATTCTTACCTGGAGCATCCTAATCTCCTCCTGTGCCTCCTTGTGCAGCTCCTCAATCTGTGCAgtcctctgctctttctccaTTAtgctctgtctttcctcctctaCCCTCCTCAGcgcctcctccagctgtctgaTTCGTTGAGCTGCTTTCTCTTGCTCAGCTCCCGTCTGGACGAGCTGGGCCTTCAGCTGTTTAACTTCATGTTCAAGTGCGGATGACGTACGTCTCTGGACCTCCTGTTTCTCCATCAGTTCACCACCTCCCCTTCCCACCTGTactctcagctcctccacctcctccacagcttGGTGATATCTCTCCTGAGTGTCTGTCAGCTTCGCCTGGAGCTCTGCTAGACTCTCCatcagctcttcctctctccctttctccctcacGCTTTCATACTCGTCTCTTTCTCGGCCTCGCTCAGGTTTCAGCTGTGCCTGAAGCGAGCGGTTTTCCTTTCTGGTTTCCAGCAGTTTCATCTGAACACTCTCTAGCGCCTGTCTCAACAATCTGATCTCCTCTTTGCTCCCTTCTCTGCCCccttcaccctcctcttcctcctgtctgatGAAAACACCACCTGAACTGTCTTCCTTTTCCACTTGGGGGGTGGAGGGGACTTGTGGCAGTGATTCAAACTCATCCTGGGTAGAGTGGAAAGAGGAGTTGGAGGCCATGCTGTTTGGACGACTGATCTCCTTCAGATCCTCGTTTGCTTGGAGGGACGGATGTTTCTGTGAGGTGAGGGCACAGGGTGAAAAGTAAGAAGAGTTAAAAGTGAGGTTAAGggactgaaaaataaaaatctcactAACAAAGCACACAACACTTGTGCGTGAGTTCAAATTCAAAGCCAAAGGCTCTCACCATCGCACATTTGAGAGCCCTGAAAAAAttatgtttgccatttttgctttaaaaataaaaaaaacttttaatgaTTAATCGATTTTTAAAATAGTTCCAGGCTATATTACACCTTTACATCCATCATTTGTTacataaatgttttaatcaaTTGAATATCATCTGCATATTTCAAGAGCTTCAACAATCCATCAATTAACAGAATATTAGAGGTTTGGACTGCCAGTAGGATAAAATAGCTATAAAATCGTTCACTTTGGGTTGTGGGATATTTTGACTCTAACTCTAGCTACATTATTTGTACACTGCCTCGTTACATCCAAATAAAATCCGaatttcaaaaaatgtttggaaagttgtggaacgctccagaaacacctgtttggatcactccacaggtaaacaggttgattggtaacaggtgatagtatcacggttggatatgaaaggagcatcctggaaaggctcagctgttcacaagcagggatggagcgaggttcaccactttgtgaacacatgattgtataaagaatattgcatgagctcaggaacactttgtaaaaatTCTGTCAGTAAATAGGTTTacttgcaaatgattgcattctgtttttatttcctttttacccagctttttttttagaatGAGGGTGGCACAGTGTACTGCCATTAACTTGTCCATTCATTGATTTACGGTTTCACTCATGAGCACAAATGAATGGGTTGCATACCTTGAGCTTGCCTGTAAGTTGCTGGTTCTCCAAAGTAAGAGCAGCAATCTTGGCTTGCAGAGCggaaaccagagctgcagacgCTGTAAAACTTTGCTCGacctgtcaacacacacacacacacacacacatacattcacatgTAGAGGCACAAAGAGTGCAACGTTTAGGACCACTCTCCACctactgaaaaacaaaacgaGCTGTGACACGTCTGAAGCTTGTGTTAGGCCTCCTTCAAGAATGCCCAAGGTGAAAAGGTTCAGCAGTACACAGCTGTCTGTTGTCCAAGTATAGAATTAAACCTTTACAGCTGTGTTGAGGTAAGAGTTTaacaaccaaaaaccaaaaagacTTTTAGTAAACTTACAAAgtaaaaactgatttaaaataGCCACCATGTAAAACATCTAGCTACATCAAGCCCAAACGTTTCAAAAATTCTCTTCATCCAAGTGGAAAAAGTGGATTTTGCAGATGAtccatttacagtatgtttacacACCAGTATTTATATTCAGTGCATCTGCTGTATTCCACACTGTTTTAATGCTCTtcttttcaaagtaaaagtctgaCGTAATTTGCTTAGCTCAAGTCTTCTGGTCTAGTCTCCACATCTGTTTTCAAGTCTGTTCATACGTAATATAAACACGTCACCGTAGGGTTGTTTAGTCATTAATCACCTTTGTATCCAGTTCAGGAAAAGTCGGCGTCTGCTCCACTGTGTGCCTCAGGTCTTCAATCGTctccagcaacatgtttctctCCTCATGGAGCTTCTCAACCTCTTCTCTCAGTGCCGTTCCTCTAACCTCATCCTCCTTTGAAACGAGAAAGGGGAGGAGAGTGGTGGGACAGAGGGAATGGGAGGGGAGAAGAGCAGAAGATGGACAAGGAGGCAAAAGAGAGTAAAAAGGTGAGACATGGAGGagaaaggggaaagaaaaatgaaggtTGAAGGCAAGAATTTAGCTAACTGGTACATGAGATGCTGCTGTATGATAAGTTTATTAGAGGTAAATTATCTGCATAtttgatgtcattactgaaaCGTCTTTTCAATCAGCATCTCACACACGAGGACAAATGTGCACAAATCTTGATTTAAAAATACGAGGAAACGGCTTGTTTACTGAGAGTTTGGGATTTACTGAATATGTTGTGAAGATACATTCAACAATTGTACATATATTAATTAAACTTTTTACTTTGCTTTGATAATTATGTACATCCCTGGACTCCCTACAGCAGTAAATAAGACTGAAGAAAGCACACTGCTGATGAACATCAGCTTGTGGAATAAAGTCTTAAATGCTCCTCCTTCTTATTCAAGTTTTTATATTTGTTAACTTTGTTATATTTGGACTGTTATTTTGATCTCACCTTGTAGTTAAATTTTTTGGGAGTGTCACTTTTGTTGGATGCAGGGGTCCCGGCCGAGGTAACAGCTGAAGGAGAAGAGGGTCCAGAGCTCTGAAGAAGGAAGTTCATTTAGTTTAATTCgtttttggatttgttttgaatgtttgtcaTGATTTAGTTGGAAATAAAGACTTaagtgttaaaaacaaatgcGTGCATTATGTTCAAAATGGGAAAGAAACACCAGGAACTATAATATGACTCAAGATATTAGTGTCCTGTTGCGACAAGTGGCATGTGTTACTATTGGCCTAGATATTTGTATTAAGCACAATTTCAAAATTGGGACATCAAATACAGATTagtacataaataaatatactgcATGAGTGAATATTTTGTTTCACTCTGTTATAAACTGATGAGAGAAAACTCACATATAATATACAGAAAAACAGTCACAGACCACACACAACAGGTCTGACAATTCTCATTCTAAGAATATTCAGTAGACATGCATTAATATAAAGGGTGGCATACTGACACAagcagacagatacacagacagacatgcattTACCTGCAGTGGGCTAATAGGAGGCGGAGGTGCTTTTCGTTTTTTGGGAGTTGTGATCCGTTCATCACTTAGCTTAGCTACTTGATCATGCTGAGGAGCCAGCAAAAGAGACggaagagaaaggcagagaaaagagaaaggtgGGATTCAGTGCTGGTTAGTGAAAGGagagtcaatcaatcaatgagtGCTACATGAGGCtcaagtttttgttttccaaaaataGCAACTAAAAGATTTTTCACAAGATGAGAAATTTGACACTGACATATTAGAAAAGCTGAATCTAAACTGCTGTCCATGAGGCATAGCTACAcagcagaaattacattttgtctATAATTTTTAGCTTTTCCTCACTACAAATCACATTGCAGTactaaaaaaaagtgatttagaCTCTTATTGTCATGCCATTAATAGCTGATTGGTTGTTGTAGCACCAAGTGTTTTAGTAACTGTTTTTTAAGACCTCTAGAGAAAAGTATTGAAAAGCAACATTGGTTTCTTACCTGAGGACTTCTAGGAGACTTTGCATCTGTCAGAAGGAAGAcaggaatgtttttttaaaaatc
The Chelmon rostratus isolate fCheRos1 chromosome 19, fCheRos1.pri, whole genome shotgun sequence DNA segment above includes these coding regions:
- the rai14 gene encoding ankycorbin isoform X2 is translated as MKSLKAKFRKTDVNEWNKNDERLLAAVEHGEVEKVASLLAKKGASAVKLDSEGKSALHVAAARGQTDCLSVILAHGADLSITDAAGFNPLHLAAKNNHTECCKKLIQSKCSIDAVDSTGKAALHHAAASGNIQTVQLLCELKSPINLKDADGLTPLLLSAKHAHAEVCSTLLDCGAEVNASDNSGRTSLMLASESNAVSVVEVLVQRGADLSAVDSQGHDVVHYAKLSANSEVKTALAAALNRQQVSDAKSPRSPQSSGPSSPSAVTSAGTPASNKSDTPKKFNYKEDEVRGTALREEVEKLHEERNMLLETIEDLRHTVEQTPTFPELDTKVEQSFTASAALVSALQAKIAALTLENQQLTGKLKKHPSLQANEDLKEISRPNSMASNSSFHSTQDEFESLPQVPSTPQVEKEDSSGGVFIRQEEEEGEGGREGSKEEIRLLRQALESVQMKLLETRKENRSLQAQLKPERGRERDEYESVREKGREEELMESLAELQAKLTDTQERYHQAVEEVEELRVQVGRGGGELMEKQEVQRRTSSALEHEVKQLKAQLVQTGAEQEKAAQRIRQLEEALRRVEEERQSIMEKEQRTAQIEELHKEAQEEIRMLQEALRGTVPVEAAAKDFEEMKAELNEVIAGLQRRLLELSHSYSETKSQLSAAQKQLAEAQAESGAASSPSSEQQQQQQQIQVLNGKVEELQTFLAEAQEKHLLAQAEISALRQEAEAQAQSSVALADHTQVMSSLGNAIKELESQSEALKEQLHQKAMQVEALQNRLSADKDVTPDDSVSRVEHETTREQLEGEVNHLTQLLQGALRKQDEMALEAADAWQKARENRAEREALQELVMSREKENQTLTSRLAESQDAVCQLKQLVENHVASEREKNKRIDDLSREVGKLKDALNSLSQLSYTSGSPSKRLQQNQQLETMQQQIKQLQYQLAESKKQHHEIVSVYRMHLLYAVQGQMDEDVQKALKQILMMCKMPSQAKEAC
- the rai14 gene encoding ankycorbin isoform X1, which codes for MKSLKAKFRKTDVNEWNKNDERLLAAVEHGEVEKVASLLAKKGASAVKLDSEGKSALHVAAARGQTDCLSVILAHGADLSITDAAGFNPLHLAAKNNHTECCKKLIQSKCSIDAVDSTGKAALHHAAASGNIQTVQLLCELKSPINLKDADGLTPLLLSAKHAHAEVCSTLLDCGAEVNASDNSGRTSLMLASESNAVSVVEVLVQRGADLSAVDSQGHDVVHYAKLSANSEVKTALAAALNRQQVSDAKSPRSPQHDQVAKLSDERITTPKKRKAPPPPISPLQSSGPSSPSAVTSAGTPASNKSDTPKKFNYKEDEVRGTALREEVEKLHEERNMLLETIEDLRHTVEQTPTFPELDTKVEQSFTASAALVSALQAKIAALTLENQQLTGKLKKHPSLQANEDLKEISRPNSMASNSSFHSTQDEFESLPQVPSTPQVEKEDSSGGVFIRQEEEEGEGGREGSKEEIRLLRQALESVQMKLLETRKENRSLQAQLKPERGRERDEYESVREKGREEELMESLAELQAKLTDTQERYHQAVEEVEELRVQVGRGGGELMEKQEVQRRTSSALEHEVKQLKAQLVQTGAEQEKAAQRIRQLEEALRRVEEERQSIMEKEQRTAQIEELHKEAQEEIRMLQEALRGTVPVEAAAKDFEEMKAELNEVIAGLQRRLLELSHSYSETKSQLSAAQKQLAEAQAESGAASSPSSEQQQQQQQIQVLNGKVEELQTFLAEAQEKHLLAQAEISALRQEAEAQAQSSVALADHTQVMSSLGNAIKELESQSEALKEQLHQKAMQVEALQNRLSADKDVTPDDSVSRVEHETTREQLEGEVNHLTQLLQGALRKQDEMALEAADAWQKARENRAEREALQELVMSREKENQTLTSRLAESQDAVCQLKQLVENHVASEREKNKRIDDLSREVGKLKDALNSLSQLSYTSGSPSKRLQQNQQLETMQQQIKQLQYQLAESKKQHHEIVSVYRMHLLYAVQGQMDEDVQKALKQILMMCKMPSQAKEAC